The Erigeron canadensis isolate Cc75 chromosome 4, C_canadensis_v1, whole genome shotgun sequence genome window below encodes:
- the LOC122594942 gene encoding actin-3-like, translating into MDDGAVVLDNGTRYIKAGFACDVEPRIMVSSILGRPRHKYHITRWSLKDFYVDGDTEMPYKRDLLKISYPITNGRVTNWEDMEILLHHTFYNELHVEPKDRPVLLTEPPMNPKNDKEQMTEMMFEKFDVPAMYVSNQSVMSLFASGITTGVVVESGHGVTHTVPIYQGSALPYATFQFNLAGHELTEYMHKIITQSHTEISTYLNRFSGKEIVRKIKENLAYVSLDYQHELKNPVEKSYELPDGRLLTFGDELFRCPEILFQPSLIGMDASNGIHETTYRSIKMCGMDIKKELYHNIVLSGGSTMFPGFADRLSKEISVLAPASMKIKVVAPPERIYTAWLGGAVQASLSTFPQMLISKAEYYESGPSIVHQKCF; encoded by the exons ATGGATGATGGTGCTGTTGTTTTGGACAATGGAACCAGATATATCAAG GCTGGGTTTGCTTGTGACGTTGAACCGAGGATTATGGTGAGTAGCATACTTGGGCGTCCACGACACAAATACCATATAACGCGCTGGTCCTTAAaagatttttatgttgatggtgATACAGAGATGCCATATAAGAGAGATTTGCTCAAGATATCATATCCAATAACAAATGGAAGAGTAACAAATTGGGAAGATATGGAGATCCTCTTGCATCATACTTTCTACAATGAGCTCCATGTTGAACCAAAAGACCGGCCCGTTTTACTTACTGAACCACCCATGAACCCAAAAAATGACAAGGAGCAGATGACAGAGATGATGTTTGAGAAATTTGATGTTCCTGCAATGTATGTCTCAAACCAGTCTGTTATGTCTTTATTTGCAAGTGGCATTACCACAG GTGTAGTCGTGGAATCTGGCCATGGTGTCACCCATACAGTGCCCATTTATCAAGGTTCTGCACTGCCATATGCTACATTTCAATTCAATTTAGCGGGTCATGAACTTACTGAGTACATGCATAAAATCATTACCCAAAGTCATACGGAGATAAGTACCTACTTAAATAGATTTTCTGGCAAGGAAATTGTGCGTAAAATAAAGGAAAATCTTGCATATGTTTCTCTTGATTACCAACATGAGTTGAAGAATCCTGTAGAAAAGAGCTATGAATTACCAGATGGACGACTGCTCACATTTGGGGACGAGTTGTTTCGTTGCCCAGAAATATTGTTCCAGCCATCTTTAATTGGCATGGATGCCTCCAATGGAATCCATGAAACCACTTACAGATCCATCAAGATGTGTGGTATGGATATCAAAAAAGAACTTTATCATAACATAGTGCTTAGTGGCGGGTCAACAATGTTCCCTGGTTTTGCTGATCGTTTGAGCAAGGAAATCAGTGTACTTGCTCCTGCCAGCATGAAGATAAAGGTAGTAGCACCTCCTGAGAGAATATACACCGCGTGGCTTGGAGGAGCTGTCCAAGCTTCCCTTAGCACTTTCCCGCAG ATGTTGATTTCTAAAGCTGAATATTATGAATCGGGTCCATCCATTGTCCATCAGAAGTGCTTTTAA